The sequence CGAAGGCCGGGACGCCTTCGGGTACGTCTTCGTCACTTGCTCAAGCTGAATCACGGGTCGTGAGTCTACGCGGTGTAACCGGAGAGCCAAGCCCCCCGCCCCTGGATGGTGGGCGAGTCGTCGATTCAGCCGGTCAGTCAGAGATCGACGACGCCGCGCGCCCGAGAGTGATCACGCACCGTCAGCGGTCAGCTGCTGCTGCTTACGCCAGCGGATTCCAGCCTCGATGAAGCCGTCCAGCTCGCCGTCGAACACGGAGGACGGATTGCCCGTCTCCTGCTCGGTACGCAGATCCTTCACCATCTGATACGGGTGCAGGACGTACGAGCGCATCTGGTCGCCCCACGAGCCGGCGGCCTCGGTCTTCAGGCCCTGCAGCTTGGCCTGCTCCTCCTGGCGCTTGCGCTCCAGCAGCCGGGCCTGCAGCACCCGCAGCGCGGACGCCTTGTTCTGCAGCTGTGACTTCTCGTTCTGGCAGGTGACCACGATGCCGGTGGGGATGTGGGTGATCCGGACCGCCGAGTCGGTGGTGTTGACGCTCTGCCCACCCGGCCCCGAGGAGCGGTAGACGTCGATCCGCATCTCGTTCTCGGGAATATCGATGTGGTCCGTCTGCTCGACGACCGGCAGCACCTCGACGCCGGCGAAGCTGGTCTGCCGCCGGCCCTGGTTGTCGAACGGGCTGATCCGCACCAGCCGGTGGGTGCCGGACTCGACGCTGAGCGTGCCGTACGCGTAGGGCACCTTCACCGCGAAGGTGGCCGACTTCAGGCCCGCCTCCTCGGCGTACGAGGTCTCGTAGACCTCGGTCGGGTAGCCGTGCCGCTCGGCCCAGCGCAGGTACATCCGCAGCAGCATCTCGGCGAAGTCCGCCGCGTCCACGCCGCCGGCGCCGGCCCGGATGGCGACCAGCGCCTCACGGGAGTCGTACTCGCCGGAGAGCAGGGTGCGGACCTCCATCTCCTGGATGGCCTTGGTCAGCCCGGTGACCTCCGACTCGACCTCCGCGAGCGTGCCGGGGTCGGACTCGGCCTGGGCCAGCTCCAGCAGCACGCCGGCGTCGTCGAGCCGGGAGCGGAGGTCGCCGAGCTTGTTGATCTCGCCGTTGACGTACGACAGCTGCGACGTCACCTGCTGCGCCCTGGCCTGGTCGTCCCAGAGATCCGGCGCGGAGGCATCCTGCTCCAGGCGGGCCTTCTGCTCGCGCAGCTTGTCGAGGTCGAGCACGGCCTCGATGTTGCGCAGGGTGGCGTCGAGGTCCTTGAGCTGTTCGGCGTAATCGGCAGCGGTCACGACAGACAAGCGT comes from Micromonospora viridifaciens and encodes:
- the prfB gene encoding peptide chain release factor 2, giving the protein MTAADYAEQLKDLDATLRNIEAVLDLDKLREQKARLEQDASAPDLWDDQARAQQVTSQLSYVNGEINKLGDLRSRLDDAGVLLELAQAESDPGTLAEVESEVTGLTKAIQEMEVRTLLSGEYDSREALVAIRAGAGGVDAADFAEMLLRMYLRWAERHGYPTEVYETSYAEEAGLKSATFAVKVPYAYGTLSVESGTHRLVRISPFDNQGRRQTSFAGVEVLPVVEQTDHIDIPENEMRIDVYRSSGPGGQSVNTTDSAVRITHIPTGIVVTCQNEKSQLQNKASALRVLQARLLERKRQEEQAKLQGLKTEAAGSWGDQMRSYVLHPYQMVKDLRTEQETGNPSSVFDGELDGFIEAGIRWRKQQQLTADGA